A window of Arcobacter acticola genomic DNA:
GCTGCTGATACTTCTACCATTAATCTTTTATCAAAAGGAGTTGGAATAATATACTCTCTTCCATAAGATAAATCACCATATAAAGCTTTTAAATCAGCAGTTAAAGGCTCTTTTGCAAGATTTGCAATAGCATGTGCTGCTGCCATTTTCATAGGCATATTTATTTTTCTTGCTTGTACATCTAAAGCACCTCTAAAAATAAAAGGGAAACCAAGTACATTATTTACTTGATTTGGGAAATCTGATCTTCCTGTTCCTACTATTGCTTTTGGTCTTACAGACTTTACATCTTCAGGAAATAATTCAGGTGTTGGATTTGCAAGAGTAAATACAATTGGTTCTTCACTCATAAGTGCAATATGTTCAACTGTAAAAGTTCCAGGTTTTGATAATCCTAAAACCATGTCAGCATTTGTAAAAGCATCTTCCATAGTAACAGCATCTGTTGAAGTTATAAAATCTCTTTTATATTTATTTAAATCTGTTCTATCTTTATGAATTACACCTTTAGAATCACACATTATTAAGTTTTTAACACCTAATTCTTTGTACATTGTAGAACAAGCAATTGCTGAAGCTCCAGCTCCCACAACCACAACTTTTAAATCTTCTATTTTTTTACCCATCATTGAAGCTGCATTTATTAATGCTGCTGATGTAATAATAGCAGTTCCATGTTGATCATCATGCATAATAGGAATATTTAACTCTTCAACTAATCTTCTTTCAATTTCAAAACACTCAGGAGCTTTGATATCTTCAAGATTAATTCCACCAAATGTAGGAGCAATTGCTTTTACAACTTCACAAAATTTATCAATATCAGTTTCATCAACTTCAATATCAAAAGAATCCACAGCTGCAAATTTTTTGAATAATACAGCTTTACCTTCCATAACAGGCTTAGAAGCAAGAGCTCCAATATTTCCAAGACCAAGAACTGCTGTACCATTTGAAATAACAGCAACTAAATTTCTTTTTGAAGTAAATTCATATGCTAATTCTGGATTTTTTTGAATCTCTTCACAAGGATAAGCAACACCCGGAGAATACGCTAATGCTAAGTCTCTTTGTGTCTCTAATTTTGTAGTTGTAGCAATCGCTACTTTTCCTGGATTTGGAACTCTATGATAGTCTAATGCTTCTTCTTTTGTTACTTTTGTACTCATTTTTTTCCTTTAAAATTTCTACTTTTAAAATAAATTTGAAAAATAGTAACCAAAAGAAACTTAAAAAAGATATATTTCTAGAAAGAAATCAAATTAATTTCTAATTAAGCAAGTTATGTAAAAATTGTGTAATAAAAATAAATTAATTATAAAGATTAATTATAATTTAATTGTCCATTATTACTAAAACTTATAATACCTGCGAAACGGCCTGTTTGTGGATTTTTTCTAAAAGAATAAAATGGCTCATCTGAGCATTTTGTACAGATTTCTGAAATTCGTATGTGTCTAATTCCAATTTCTTCAAGAAGCATTATATTAATTCCATGTAAATCAATATATCTTCCATCACAAAATTTTTCACCAAATGAAGTTTTTACAATTTGAGATAACTCATCACTTACTTCATAACAGCATTTGTGAATACTAGGTCCCATAATTACTTTCATATTGTCCACATTACAATTAAATTCGTTTATCATTTTATTTGCTGTTATTTGAGCAATCTTCAAAAATGTAGAGTTTCTTCCTGCATGAATAGCTGCGATTACACCTTTTATTTCATCAAAAATAAGTATAGGTATACAATCAGCTACCAT
This region includes:
- the pgeF gene encoding peptidoglycan editing factor PgeF, which encodes MNNIKYYFSTTDDGNLAYHVNDIKENVDKNRDEVASLLGYKGEDLVYMNQVHGNNVQIVTKDSPKLIDNCDAIITSEKDLPIMVMVADCIPILIFDEIKGVIAAIHAGRNSTFLKIAQITANKMINEFNCNVDNMKVIMGPSIHKCCYEVSDELSQIVKTSFGEKFCDGRYIDLHGINIMLLEEIGIRHIRISEICTKCSDEPFYSFRKNPQTGRFAGIISFSNNGQLNYN
- a CDS encoding malic enzyme-like NAD(P)-binding protein, yielding MSTKVTKEEALDYHRVPNPGKVAIATTTKLETQRDLALAYSPGVAYPCEEIQKNPELAYEFTSKRNLVAVISNGTAVLGLGNIGALASKPVMEGKAVLFKKFAAVDSFDIEVDETDIDKFCEVVKAIAPTFGGINLEDIKAPECFEIERRLVEELNIPIMHDDQHGTAIITSAALINAASMMGKKIEDLKVVVVGAGASAIACSTMYKELGVKNLIMCDSKGVIHKDRTDLNKYKRDFITSTDAVTMEDAFTNADMVLGLSKPGTFTVEHIALMSEEPIVFTLANPTPELFPEDVKSVRPKAIVGTGRSDFPNQVNNVLGFPFIFRGALDVQARKINMPMKMAAAHAIANLAKEPLTADLKALYGDLSYGREYIIPTPFDKRLMVEVSAAVANGAVETGVARVKEFDLETYKAKLALMV